One genomic window of Branchiostoma floridae strain S238N-H82 chromosome 4, Bfl_VNyyK, whole genome shotgun sequence includes the following:
- the LOC118412910 gene encoding hemagglutinin/amebocyte aggregation factor-like: MASARVLILAAAFLGCLLAGPTDGWLRRRRRRAPAPVCPPPTTALAGAQTTWDGAFTVQCPLTRAISRVQSAHCNVAEDRVWRFECRVAPGLFFFHHYWSPWVNDFDANMGYTCPFSSVVTGFHSLHSNAHQDRRWRVKCSRKPGMLAHSCRTTDFVNNWDAAMDYVVPPAYYIKGIHGHQDNRYGDRRYRFTICRVRP; the protein is encoded by the exons ATGGCATCCGCACGAGTGCTGATCCTCGCCGCGGCTTTCCTGGGCTGTCTCCTCGCCGGTCCCACGGACGGCTGGCTGAGGCGACGCCGCCGACGTGCCCCTGCCCCGGTCTGCCCGCCCCCTACCACGGCGCTGGCCGGCGCCCAGACGACCTGGGACGGAGCGTTCACCGTGCAGTGCCCCCTGACCAGAGCCATCTCCCGCGTCCAGAGTGCACATTGCAACGTGGCCGAGGACCGGGTCTGGCGGTTCGAGTGCAg GGTAGCGCCCGGGCTGTTTTTCTTCCATCACTACTGGAGCCCCTGGGTGAACGACTTCGACGCGAACATGGGGTACACCTGTCCCTTCAGCAGCGTCGTTACCGGCTTCCACAGCCTGCACTCCAACGCACATCAGGACCGTCGCTGGAGG GTGAAGTGCTCCCGTAAGCCCGGCATGTTAGCCCACAGCTGCCGCACCACCGACTTCGTCAACAACTGGGACGCCGCCATGGACTACGTGGTGCCGCCGGCGTACTACATCAAGGGTATCCACGGGCACCAGGACAACAGATATGG AGATCGCCGTTACCGCTTCACCATTTGCCGGGTCAggccgtga
- the LOC118412911 gene encoding hemagglutinin/amebocyte aggregation factor-like produces MASARALILTAVLLACLLAGPTDGWFRRRRRRRCPAHTSALPGAINKCPLQHGRGPRVAVRVQVRSGLSYFNWHYWSPWINTFDHYMNYACPFNGVVTGFQSEHSNSHEDRRWKVRCSVKWGMTTYNHYSSLFVNNLDGNMNYYVPSGFYIRGMHGYHDNGKEDRRYSFHLCRINL; encoded by the exons ATGGCGTCGGCACGAGCGTTGATCCTCACCGCGGTTCTCCTGGCCTGCCTGCTAGCAGGTCCCACGGACGGCTGGTTCCGCCGCCGCCGCCGTCGCCGCTGCCCGGCGCACACATCTGCCCTTCCCGGCGCCATCAACA AGTGTCCACTGCAACACGGCCGAGGACCGCGTGTGGCAGTTCGAGTGCAGGTCCGTTCGGGGCTTTCTTACTTCAACTGGCACTACTGGTCGCCCTGGATCAACACCTTTGACCACTACATGAACTACGCCTGTCCGTTCAACGGCGTCGTCACCGGCTTCCAGAGCGAGCATTCCAACAGCCACGAGGATCGCCGCTGGAAG GTGAGGTGCTCCGTCAAGTGGGGAATGACAAc ctacAACCACTACTCGTCCCTCTTTGTGAACAACTTGGACGGCAACATGAACTACTACGTTCCCAGCGGCTTCTACATCCGGGGGATGCATGGATACCACGACAATGGCAAAGA gGATCGGCGCTATTCGTTCCACCTGTGCAGGATCAACCTGTAG